The following are encoded together in the Daphnia magna isolate NIES linkage group LG8, ASM2063170v1.1, whole genome shotgun sequence genome:
- the LOC116929186 gene encoding maternal protein exuperantia isoform X1 → MFKNIFPFFNKNKNIEMTNSSEEQQTSSPAETTVEVVIQPATPELNVEPEQVPHVITTQPLPPMPEHDESVAVVMWEATVTGRRLIDEMINLGSFYIAQEEKAEGHDFNEYVMPYGKLPLNVIRNYNLRIVDTGRYRMLKEIRNNKMLKSKSEVAACNDFASWLIKLQKDNFPDKKIILVFFEPRHSKILQLFQALERFRLLDDVNKILLGCVNGWDLLRQQVHDLRDEHRMVLKALADHHLGADTPLESAVQRAQALHKILRKVHGGRINTGVLKENLISCEHLLEQVKKIKEELIKEAQWRPVFADMFRQGIKPRRRAGFLRHLLVESGITYAGVTETFKEKKDDGVIEIVKEKIKGKNEADVEEVIKLLNQHLANPDKPIRRGSGRRAPRTRSLCAVTELDKQPPSKTEEENNNDPAKVISVVVATPTVLSEV, encoded by the exons ATGTTCAAGAACATTTTCCCCTTCTTTAATAAG aataaaaatatagaaaTGACCAACAGCAGCGAAGAACAACAAACCTCATCACCTGCGGAGACCACTGTAGAGGTGGTGATACAGCCAGCAACTCCAGAGTTGAACGTGGAACCTGAGCAAGTACCACATGTGATTACCACTCAACCGTTACCACCCATGCCTGAACATGATGAAAGCGTGGCTGTGGTCATGTGGGAGGCTACTGTTACTGGTCGGCGCCTCATCGATGAGATGATCAATTTGGGATCATTTTACATTGCGCAGGAAGAAAAGGCAGAAGGTCACGATTTCAACGAGTATGTCATGCCTTACGGTAAACTGCCACTGAACGTGATCCGCAACTACAACCTACGCATAGTTGATACGGGTCGCTATCGCATGCTCAAAGAGATccgcaacaacaaaatgctCAAGTCCAAGAGTGAAGTAGCTGCCTGCAATGATTTTGCTTCGTGGCTCATTAAACTCCAAAAGGACAATTTCCCTGACAAGAAAATTATCCTCGTCTTCTTTGAACCACGCCACTCAAAGATTCTTCAGCTCTTCCAG GCATTGGAACGCTTCCGTCTTCTAGATGATGTCAATAAGATTTTGCTTGGTTGTGTGAATGGTTGGGATCTGCTCCGTCAACAG GTGCACGATTTGAGGGACGAACATCGCATGGTCCTGAAAGCCTTGGCTGACCATCACCTCGGAGCCGACACACCACTGGAGAGTGCTGTTCAACGTGCACAAGCTCTTCATAAGATTCTGCGCAAAGTGCATGGTGGTCGTATCAACACTGGGGTACTTAAGGAGAATCTAATCAGTTGTGAACATCTGTTGGAACAAGTTAAGAAGATCAAGGAAGAGTTGATTAAGGAGGCGCAATGGCGACCGGTGTTTGCCGATATGTTCCGTCAAGGTATTAAGCCTCGTCGGCGAGCTGGCTTCCTCCGCCATTTGCTTGTCGAGTCGGGTATTACCTACGCTGGAGTTACGGAGACATTCAAA GAAAAGAAAGATGACGGAGTAATTGAAATAGTAAAGGAAAAAATCAAGGGCAAGAATGAGGCTGATGTGGAGGAAGTCATTAAGCTGCTCAATCAACACCTTGCCAACCCAGACAAGCCCATCCGACGAGGCAGTGGCCGTCGAGCACCTCGCACTCGTTCCTTGTGTGCGGTCACGGAACTGGATAAACAGCCACCGTCCAAGACTGAGGAAGAAAATAACAACGACCCTGCCAAAGTGATTTCGGTTGTTGTTGCCACTCCTACGGTCTTATCTGAAGTTTGA
- the LOC116929186 gene encoding maternal protein exuperantia isoform X3: MFKNIFPFFNKCFVVLQNKNIEMTNSSEEQQTSSPAETTVEVVIQPATPELNVEPEQVPHVITTQPLPPMPEHDESVAVVMWEATVTGRRLIDEMINLGSFYIAQEEKAEGHDFNEYVMPYGKLPLNVIRNYNLRIVDTGRYRMLKEIRNNKMLKSKSEVAACNDFASWLIKLQKDNFPDKKIILVFFEPRHSKILQLFQALERFRLLDDVNKILLGCVNGWDLLRQQVHDLRDEHRMVLKALADHHLGADTPLESAVQRAQALHKILRKVHGGRINTGVLKENLISCEHLLEQVKKIKEELIKEAQWRPVFADMFRQGIKPRRRAGFLRHLLVESGITYAGVTETFKEKKDDGVIEIVKEKIKGKNEADVEEVIKLLNQHLANPDKPIRRGSGRRAPRTRSLCAVTELDKQPPSKTEEENNNDPAKVISVVVATPTVLSEV; the protein is encoded by the exons ATGTTCAAGAACATTTTCCCCTTCTTTAATAAG TGTTTTGTTGTGTTGCagaataaaaatatagaaaTGACCAACAGCAGCGAAGAACAACAAACCTCATCACCTGCGGAGACCACTGTAGAGGTGGTGATACAGCCAGCAACTCCAGAGTTGAACGTGGAACCTGAGCAAGTACCACATGTGATTACCACTCAACCGTTACCACCCATGCCTGAACATGATGAAAGCGTGGCTGTGGTCATGTGGGAGGCTACTGTTACTGGTCGGCGCCTCATCGATGAGATGATCAATTTGGGATCATTTTACATTGCGCAGGAAGAAAAGGCAGAAGGTCACGATTTCAACGAGTATGTCATGCCTTACGGTAAACTGCCACTGAACGTGATCCGCAACTACAACCTACGCATAGTTGATACGGGTCGCTATCGCATGCTCAAAGAGATccgcaacaacaaaatgctCAAGTCCAAGAGTGAAGTAGCTGCCTGCAATGATTTTGCTTCGTGGCTCATTAAACTCCAAAAGGACAATTTCCCTGACAAGAAAATTATCCTCGTCTTCTTTGAACCACGCCACTCAAAGATTCTTCAGCTCTTCCAG GCATTGGAACGCTTCCGTCTTCTAGATGATGTCAATAAGATTTTGCTTGGTTGTGTGAATGGTTGGGATCTGCTCCGTCAACAG GTGCACGATTTGAGGGACGAACATCGCATGGTCCTGAAAGCCTTGGCTGACCATCACCTCGGAGCCGACACACCACTGGAGAGTGCTGTTCAACGTGCACAAGCTCTTCATAAGATTCTGCGCAAAGTGCATGGTGGTCGTATCAACACTGGGGTACTTAAGGAGAATCTAATCAGTTGTGAACATCTGTTGGAACAAGTTAAGAAGATCAAGGAAGAGTTGATTAAGGAGGCGCAATGGCGACCGGTGTTTGCCGATATGTTCCGTCAAGGTATTAAGCCTCGTCGGCGAGCTGGCTTCCTCCGCCATTTGCTTGTCGAGTCGGGTATTACCTACGCTGGAGTTACGGAGACATTCAAA GAAAAGAAAGATGACGGAGTAATTGAAATAGTAAAGGAAAAAATCAAGGGCAAGAATGAGGCTGATGTGGAGGAAGTCATTAAGCTGCTCAATCAACACCTTGCCAACCCAGACAAGCCCATCCGACGAGGCAGTGGCCGTCGAGCACCTCGCACTCGTTCCTTGTGTGCGGTCACGGAACTGGATAAACAGCCACCGTCCAAGACTGAGGAAGAAAATAACAACGACCCTGCCAAAGTGATTTCGGTTGTTGTTGCCACTCCTACGGTCTTATCTGAAGTTTGA
- the LOC116929186 gene encoding maternal protein exuperantia isoform X2, with translation MTNSSEEQQTSSPAETTVEVVIQPATPELNVEPEQVPHVITTQPLPPMPEHDESVAVVMWEATVTGRRLIDEMINLGSFYIAQEEKAEGHDFNEYVMPYGKLPLNVIRNYNLRIVDTGRYRMLKEIRNNKMLKSKSEVAACNDFASWLIKLQKDNFPDKKIILVFFEPRHSKILQLFQALERFRLLDDVNKILLGCVNGWDLLRQQVHDLRDEHRMVLKALADHHLGADTPLESAVQRAQALHKILRKVHGGRINTGVLKENLISCEHLLEQVKKIKEELIKEAQWRPVFADMFRQGIKPRRRAGFLRHLLVESGITYAGVTETFKEKKDDGVIEIVKEKIKGKNEADVEEVIKLLNQHLANPDKPIRRGSGRRAPRTRSLCAVTELDKQPPSKTEEENNNDPAKVISVVVATPTVLSEV, from the exons aTGACCAACAGCAGCGAAGAACAACAAACCTCATCACCTGCGGAGACCACTGTAGAGGTGGTGATACAGCCAGCAACTCCAGAGTTGAACGTGGAACCTGAGCAAGTACCACATGTGATTACCACTCAACCGTTACCACCCATGCCTGAACATGATGAAAGCGTGGCTGTGGTCATGTGGGAGGCTACTGTTACTGGTCGGCGCCTCATCGATGAGATGATCAATTTGGGATCATTTTACATTGCGCAGGAAGAAAAGGCAGAAGGTCACGATTTCAACGAGTATGTCATGCCTTACGGTAAACTGCCACTGAACGTGATCCGCAACTACAACCTACGCATAGTTGATACGGGTCGCTATCGCATGCTCAAAGAGATccgcaacaacaaaatgctCAAGTCCAAGAGTGAAGTAGCTGCCTGCAATGATTTTGCTTCGTGGCTCATTAAACTCCAAAAGGACAATTTCCCTGACAAGAAAATTATCCTCGTCTTCTTTGAACCACGCCACTCAAAGATTCTTCAGCTCTTCCAG GCATTGGAACGCTTCCGTCTTCTAGATGATGTCAATAAGATTTTGCTTGGTTGTGTGAATGGTTGGGATCTGCTCCGTCAACAG GTGCACGATTTGAGGGACGAACATCGCATGGTCCTGAAAGCCTTGGCTGACCATCACCTCGGAGCCGACACACCACTGGAGAGTGCTGTTCAACGTGCACAAGCTCTTCATAAGATTCTGCGCAAAGTGCATGGTGGTCGTATCAACACTGGGGTACTTAAGGAGAATCTAATCAGTTGTGAACATCTGTTGGAACAAGTTAAGAAGATCAAGGAAGAGTTGATTAAGGAGGCGCAATGGCGACCGGTGTTTGCCGATATGTTCCGTCAAGGTATTAAGCCTCGTCGGCGAGCTGGCTTCCTCCGCCATTTGCTTGTCGAGTCGGGTATTACCTACGCTGGAGTTACGGAGACATTCAAA GAAAAGAAAGATGACGGAGTAATTGAAATAGTAAAGGAAAAAATCAAGGGCAAGAATGAGGCTGATGTGGAGGAAGTCATTAAGCTGCTCAATCAACACCTTGCCAACCCAGACAAGCCCATCCGACGAGGCAGTGGCCGTCGAGCACCTCGCACTCGTTCCTTGTGTGCGGTCACGGAACTGGATAAACAGCCACCGTCCAAGACTGAGGAAGAAAATAACAACGACCCTGCCAAAGTGATTTCGGTTGTTGTTGCCACTCCTACGGTCTTATCTGAAGTTTGA
- the LOC116929188 gene encoding cytosolic iron-sulfur assembly component 2A, with the protein MFLTSFLKKISSSENKPQPKKVDNVISEDDVLISSVNLPSWKDGTVWSTPLRSQPDVNSECQEIKETITDLLRMVKDPEKPNTLADLQVITDESVQVQPFEGDGYLVRIDFNPTVPHCSLASLIGLCIRGKIQKNVLERIKLDIVIAEGKHSTEEEINKQINDKERVAAALENPNLKELVDSCIAEEE; encoded by the exons ATGTTCCTGACTTCctttctgaaaaaaatcagTAGCAGCGAGAACAAACCGCAACCCAAAAAAGTAGACAACGTGATATCAGAGGATGACGTTCTCATAAGTTCGGTTAACTTGCCTAGTTGGAAGGATGGAACAGTCTGGTCGACTCCACTCAGGTCGCAACCGGATGTTAACAGTGAATGTCAAGAAATCAAGGAAACAATTACAG aCCTACTGAGGATGGTTAAGGATCCAGAAAAGCCCAACACATTAGCAGATCTGCAAGTTATTACTGATGAGTCAGTTCAAGTACAACCCTTCGAGGGAGATGGGTACTTGGTAAGGATTGATTTCAACCCAACAGTTCCTCATTGTTCTTTAGCCAGCCTTATTGGGCTGTGTATCAGAGGCAAGATACAGAAAAATGTGTTGGAAAGAATCAAGCTAGATATTGTGATTGCAGAGGGTAAACACAGCACAGAGGAAGAAA TCAATAAGCAGATCAATGACAAGGAAAGAGTTGCTGCTGCCTTGGAGAATCCAAATTTGAAGGAATTGGTTGATAGTTGCATAGCAGAAGAAGAATGA
- the LOC116929206 gene encoding uncharacterized protein LOC116929206 isoform X3: MSRIREENDVNDNLSVVDYCSKQMKQKSLSEKPLNGIAYNAHDMAGPAKQSKTKQKLSEDMNDEEKESVIQEVLDYMLGHRSPAASSSDCLFCKGVAPSKEKFSPSCSHNQPSVTDFPVYRSSPPKHLNSAHFSKRNVATNIKDKKAKKTKIIVGKQPEEQRESHIQKLLEDGFGATTALASIEATYASNILGKEHFLLSKQPEQVGDSKHQHTCKMYTKPFGKKCSMDNHLCLECQELKGVKSMTPSKRRYWGRKRCTQPLQSDKTDSFVMQPHQNNKSQSSKTIVQTSSNGSPYWPRVLISSHLNVLFSRINAENDNM; encoded by the exons ATGAGTCGGATTCGCGAAGAAAATGATGTTAATGATAATTTGTCAGTAGTAGACTATTGTTCAAAGCAAATGAAACAGAAATCTTTGAGTGAGAAACCATTGAATGGCATTGCTTACAATGCTCATGATATGGCTGGTCCTGCCaaacaatcaaaaacaaaacaaaaattgtctGAAGATATGAacgatgaagaaaaagaatctgTTATCCAAGAAGTGCTAGACTATATGTTGGGTCATAGGTCTCCTGCGGCTTCCTCATCAGACTGCCTCTTCTGCAAAGGTGTTGCTCCctcaaaggaaaaattttctCCAAGTTGCTCACACAATCAGCCTAGTGTTACTGACTTCCCTGTATACCGATCCTCACCTCCTAAACACCTAAACAGTGCACATTTTTCTAAGAGAAATGTTGCCACAAATATCAAGGAtaagaaagcaaagaaaacaaaaatcatagTTGGAAAGCAACCTGAAGAGCAAAGAGAGTCCCACATCCAAAAATTGCTGGAAGATGGATTTGGTGCTACCACAGCTCTAGCCTCTATTGAGGCAACATATGCATCCAACATCCTTGGAAAGGAGCATTTTCTATTGTCAAAACAACCTGAACAAGTTGGTGACTCTAAACATCAACATACTTGTAAAATGTACACTAAG CCATTTGGAAAAAAGTGTTCGATGGATAATCACTTGTGTCTTGAATGCCAAGAATTG AAAGGTGTAAAAAGTATGACCCCCTCTAAACGAAGATATTG GGGCCGAAAAAGATGTACGCAGCCATTGCAAAGCGATAAAACTGATTCCTTTGTCATGCAGCCAcatcaaaacaacaaatctcAGTCATCTAAAACCATTGTCCAAACTTCTTCTAATGGATCTCCCTATTGGCCAAGGGTTCTCATCTCTTCTCATCTTAATGTTCTTTTCTCTCGCATTAACGCAGAGAACGACAACAT GTAA
- the LOC116929206 gene encoding uncharacterized protein LOC116929206 isoform X4 encodes MSRIREENDVNDNLSVVDYCSKQMKQKSLSEKPLNGIAYNAHDMAGPAKQSKTKQKLSEDMNDEEKESVIQEVLDYMLGHRSPAASSSDCLFCKGVAPSKEKFSPSCSHNQPSVTDFPVYRSSPPKHLNSAHFSKRNVATNIKDKKAKKTKIIVGKQPEEQRESHIQKLLEDGFGATTALASIEATYASNILGKEHFLLSKQPEQVGDSKHQHTCKMYTKKGVKSMTPSKRRYWGRKRCTQPLQSDKTDSFVMQPHQNNKSQSSKTIVQTSSNGSPYWPRVLISSHLNVLFSRINAENDNIGIDLTHHVNVN; translated from the exons ATGAGTCGGATTCGCGAAGAAAATGATGTTAATGATAATTTGTCAGTAGTAGACTATTGTTCAAAGCAAATGAAACAGAAATCTTTGAGTGAGAAACCATTGAATGGCATTGCTTACAATGCTCATGATATGGCTGGTCCTGCCaaacaatcaaaaacaaaacaaaaattgtctGAAGATATGAacgatgaagaaaaagaatctgTTATCCAAGAAGTGCTAGACTATATGTTGGGTCATAGGTCTCCTGCGGCTTCCTCATCAGACTGCCTCTTCTGCAAAGGTGTTGCTCCctcaaaggaaaaattttctCCAAGTTGCTCACACAATCAGCCTAGTGTTACTGACTTCCCTGTATACCGATCCTCACCTCCTAAACACCTAAACAGTGCACATTTTTCTAAGAGAAATGTTGCCACAAATATCAAGGAtaagaaagcaaagaaaacaaaaatcatagTTGGAAAGCAACCTGAAGAGCAAAGAGAGTCCCACATCCAAAAATTGCTGGAAGATGGATTTGGTGCTACCACAGCTCTAGCCTCTATTGAGGCAACATATGCATCCAACATCCTTGGAAAGGAGCATTTTCTATTGTCAAAACAACCTGAACAAGTTGGTGACTCTAAACATCAACATACTTGTAAAATGTACACTAAG AAAGGTGTAAAAAGTATGACCCCCTCTAAACGAAGATATTG GGGCCGAAAAAGATGTACGCAGCCATTGCAAAGCGATAAAACTGATTCCTTTGTCATGCAGCCAcatcaaaacaacaaatctcAGTCATCTAAAACCATTGTCCAAACTTCTTCTAATGGATCTCCCTATTGGCCAAGGGTTCTCATCTCTTCTCATCTTAATGTTCTTTTCTCTCGCATTAACGCAGAGAACGACAACAT TGGTATCGACCTAACGCACCATGTGAACGTAAACTGA
- the LOC116929206 gene encoding uncharacterized protein LOC116929206 isoform X1, translated as MSRIREENDVNDNLSVVDYCSKQMKQKSLSEKPLNGIAYNAHDMAGPAKQSKTKQKLSEDMNDEEKESVIQEVLDYMLGHRSPAASSSDCLFCKGVAPSKEKFSPSCSHNQPSVTDFPVYRSSPPKHLNSAHFSKRNVATNIKDKKAKKTKIIVGKQPEEQRESHIQKLLEDGFGATTALASIEATYASNILGKEHFLLSKQPEQVGDSKHQHTCKMYTKPFGKKCSMDNHLCLECQELKGVKSMTPSKRRYWGRKRCTQPLQSDKTDSFVMQPHQNNKSQSSKTIVQTSSNGSPYWPRVLISSHLNVLFSRINAENDNIGIDLTHHVNVN; from the exons ATGAGTCGGATTCGCGAAGAAAATGATGTTAATGATAATTTGTCAGTAGTAGACTATTGTTCAAAGCAAATGAAACAGAAATCTTTGAGTGAGAAACCATTGAATGGCATTGCTTACAATGCTCATGATATGGCTGGTCCTGCCaaacaatcaaaaacaaaacaaaaattgtctGAAGATATGAacgatgaagaaaaagaatctgTTATCCAAGAAGTGCTAGACTATATGTTGGGTCATAGGTCTCCTGCGGCTTCCTCATCAGACTGCCTCTTCTGCAAAGGTGTTGCTCCctcaaaggaaaaattttctCCAAGTTGCTCACACAATCAGCCTAGTGTTACTGACTTCCCTGTATACCGATCCTCACCTCCTAAACACCTAAACAGTGCACATTTTTCTAAGAGAAATGTTGCCACAAATATCAAGGAtaagaaagcaaagaaaacaaaaatcatagTTGGAAAGCAACCTGAAGAGCAAAGAGAGTCCCACATCCAAAAATTGCTGGAAGATGGATTTGGTGCTACCACAGCTCTAGCCTCTATTGAGGCAACATATGCATCCAACATCCTTGGAAAGGAGCATTTTCTATTGTCAAAACAACCTGAACAAGTTGGTGACTCTAAACATCAACATACTTGTAAAATGTACACTAAG CCATTTGGAAAAAAGTGTTCGATGGATAATCACTTGTGTCTTGAATGCCAAGAATTG AAAGGTGTAAAAAGTATGACCCCCTCTAAACGAAGATATTG GGGCCGAAAAAGATGTACGCAGCCATTGCAAAGCGATAAAACTGATTCCTTTGTCATGCAGCCAcatcaaaacaacaaatctcAGTCATCTAAAACCATTGTCCAAACTTCTTCTAATGGATCTCCCTATTGGCCAAGGGTTCTCATCTCTTCTCATCTTAATGTTCTTTTCTCTCGCATTAACGCAGAGAACGACAACAT TGGTATCGACCTAACGCACCATGTGAACGTAAACTGA
- the LOC116929206 gene encoding uncharacterized protein LOC116929206 isoform X2, translated as MSRIREENDVNDNLSVVDYCSKQMKQKSLSEKPLNGIAYNAHDMAGPAKQSKTKQKLSEDMNDEEKESVIQEVLDYMLGHRSPAASSSDCLFCKGVAPSKEKFSPSCSHNQPSVTDFPVYRSSPPKHLNSAHFSKRNVATNIKDKKAKKTKIIVGKQPEEQRESHIQKLLEDGFGATTALASIEATYASNILGKEHFLLSKQPEQVGDSKHQHTCKMYTKPFGKKCSMDNHLCLECQELKGVKSMTPSKRRYWGRKRCTQPLQSDKTDSFVMQPHQNNKSQSSKTIVQTSSNGSPYWPRVLISSHLNVLFSRINAENDNMNPTQAFDNN; from the exons ATGAGTCGGATTCGCGAAGAAAATGATGTTAATGATAATTTGTCAGTAGTAGACTATTGTTCAAAGCAAATGAAACAGAAATCTTTGAGTGAGAAACCATTGAATGGCATTGCTTACAATGCTCATGATATGGCTGGTCCTGCCaaacaatcaaaaacaaaacaaaaattgtctGAAGATATGAacgatgaagaaaaagaatctgTTATCCAAGAAGTGCTAGACTATATGTTGGGTCATAGGTCTCCTGCGGCTTCCTCATCAGACTGCCTCTTCTGCAAAGGTGTTGCTCCctcaaaggaaaaattttctCCAAGTTGCTCACACAATCAGCCTAGTGTTACTGACTTCCCTGTATACCGATCCTCACCTCCTAAACACCTAAACAGTGCACATTTTTCTAAGAGAAATGTTGCCACAAATATCAAGGAtaagaaagcaaagaaaacaaaaatcatagTTGGAAAGCAACCTGAAGAGCAAAGAGAGTCCCACATCCAAAAATTGCTGGAAGATGGATTTGGTGCTACCACAGCTCTAGCCTCTATTGAGGCAACATATGCATCCAACATCCTTGGAAAGGAGCATTTTCTATTGTCAAAACAACCTGAACAAGTTGGTGACTCTAAACATCAACATACTTGTAAAATGTACACTAAG CCATTTGGAAAAAAGTGTTCGATGGATAATCACTTGTGTCTTGAATGCCAAGAATTG AAAGGTGTAAAAAGTATGACCCCCTCTAAACGAAGATATTG GGGCCGAAAAAGATGTACGCAGCCATTGCAAAGCGATAAAACTGATTCCTTTGTCATGCAGCCAcatcaaaacaacaaatctcAGTCATCTAAAACCATTGTCCAAACTTCTTCTAATGGATCTCCCTATTGGCCAAGGGTTCTCATCTCTTCTCATCTTAATGTTCTTTTCTCTCGCATTAACGCAGAGAACGACAACAT GAATCCTACGCAAGCCTTCGATAATAATTAA